A stretch of Brassica napus cultivar Da-Ae chromosome C6, Da-Ae, whole genome shotgun sequence DNA encodes these proteins:
- the LOC106407919 gene encoding uncharacterized mitochondrial protein AtMg00810-like: protein MTSEFEMSMVGELSYFLGLQVKQLDDGITVSQSTYAKNLIKRFGMQTSKTTNTPMSTTTKLSRDEDGKPVDEKLYRAMIGSLLYLTASRPDLCLSVGICARYQANPKESHMNAVKRVIKYVKGTLDFGLHYTFETNVNLAGFCDADWAGCLDDRHSTAGGCFFLGNNLVAWHSKKQTAVSLSQLLKLSILL, encoded by the coding sequence ATGACTTCTGAATTCGAAATGAGCATGGTGGGAGAACTGAGTTACTTTCTTGGACTACAAGTCAAGCAGTTAGACGATGGAATCACAGTCTCACAAAGCACATATGCAAAGAATCTCATCAAAAGATTCGGTATGCAGACGAGCAAGACAACCAATACTCCGATGAGCACAACTACAAAGCTGTCGCGAGATGAGGATGGGAAACCTGTTGATGAGAAACTGTATAGAGCCATGATAGGGAGCTTGCTGTATCTTACCGCGAGTCGACCTGACTTGTGTCTAAGTGTCGGCATTTGTGCTCGATACCAGGCTAATCCAAAAGAGTCACATATGAATGCAGTAAAACGGGTTATCAAATATGTGAAAGGTACATTGGATTTTGGTCTTCATTACACCTTTGAAACTAACGTGAATCTTGCAGGATTTTGTGATGCTGACTGGGCAGGTTGTCTGGATGATCGTCATAGTACTGCTGGCGGATGTTTTTTTCTTGGGAACAACTTGGTGGCATGGCACAGCAAGAAACAAACTGCTGTGTCTCTCTCTCAactgctgaagctgagtatattGCTCTAG